In Micromonospora sp. NBC_01813, the following are encoded in one genomic region:
- a CDS encoding ABC transporter ATP-binding protein → MASRTSRDVLLRGLWVLGQGIREQPGLFTLGVGGSVVFGLLTIASAYVVGAIVGDVVVPSIETGQIEDGLLAAGGAALLAVSVVKVVGIFGRRLGAGFMQYRLQASYRRRVTRRYLDLPMSWHQRHPTGTLLSNANSDVEATWFPVAPLPFAVGTVVMLFTAIAALFATDWVLAMVGLAVFPALFTLNVVYSRRMAPRQVRAQRLRAEVSGIAHESFDGALVVKTMGREAEETVRFADRAAELRDALISVGRLRGMFDPLLETLPSLGTLAVLMVGAVRLQQGAVSIADLVSVAFLFTVLAFPVRAIGWVLAELPRSVAGWDRLRHVLTATGEMPYGDTELPVTATSPADLVFDRVWFSYRPPAADTVGPATADPATAVSGPDPAADPTAVATATTVLPPVLRDVSFTVPAGRTVALVGPTGSGKSTIAALAARLVDPTGGRIAVDGVDVRELTAESLARTVALVAQVPFVFDDTVRANVNLDRTGLTDESAWSALRLAEADGFVAALDGGLDTMVGERGTTLSGGQRQRLTLARALAGRPRLLVLDDATSAVDPRVEAAILAALRAAEVATSILVVAYRRATIALADEVVYLDQGRVVDHGTHQQLLARCPGYADLVTAYEQAEAERERDRAGGPASGGPSLTAEVTA, encoded by the coding sequence GTGGCCAGTCGAACAAGCCGTGACGTGCTGCTACGCGGGCTGTGGGTGCTCGGTCAGGGCATCCGGGAACAACCCGGGTTGTTCACCCTGGGCGTCGGCGGCAGCGTGGTGTTCGGGCTGCTCACCATCGCCAGCGCATACGTGGTGGGCGCCATCGTCGGCGACGTGGTCGTCCCGTCGATCGAGACCGGGCAGATCGAAGACGGGCTGCTGGCGGCCGGCGGTGCCGCCCTGCTGGCGGTCAGCGTCGTCAAGGTGGTGGGCATCTTCGGCCGCCGCCTCGGTGCCGGCTTCATGCAGTACCGGCTGCAGGCCTCCTACCGGCGTCGGGTCACCCGGCGCTACCTCGATCTGCCGATGTCCTGGCATCAGCGGCACCCCACCGGCACCCTGCTGTCGAACGCGAACTCCGACGTCGAGGCGACCTGGTTCCCGGTCGCCCCGCTGCCGTTCGCCGTCGGGACCGTGGTGATGCTGTTCACCGCGATCGCCGCCCTGTTCGCGACCGACTGGGTGCTCGCGATGGTCGGACTCGCGGTGTTTCCCGCGCTGTTCACCCTCAACGTCGTCTACTCGCGTCGGATGGCACCGCGCCAGGTACGGGCCCAGCGGCTGCGGGCCGAGGTCAGCGGTATCGCCCACGAGAGCTTCGACGGCGCGTTGGTGGTCAAGACCATGGGACGGGAGGCCGAGGAGACGGTGCGGTTCGCCGACCGGGCCGCCGAGCTGCGCGACGCGCTCATCTCCGTCGGCCGGCTGCGGGGCATGTTCGATCCCTTGCTGGAGACACTGCCCAGCCTCGGTACCCTCGCCGTGCTGATGGTCGGTGCCGTCCGGCTGCAGCAGGGCGCGGTCAGCATCGCCGACCTGGTCAGCGTCGCCTTCCTGTTCACGGTGCTGGCGTTCCCGGTCCGTGCGATCGGCTGGGTGTTGGCCGAGCTGCCGCGCAGCGTCGCCGGCTGGGACCGGTTGCGGCACGTGCTGACCGCGACCGGTGAGATGCCCTACGGCGACACCGAACTGCCGGTCACCGCCACCAGCCCGGCGGACCTGGTGTTCGACCGGGTCTGGTTCAGCTACCGGCCGCCCGCCGCCGACACCGTCGGCCCTGCCACGGCGGATCCCGCCACGGCGGTCTCCGGCCCGGATCCCGCGGCCGATCCGACGGCGGTGGCCACCGCGACCACCGTGCTGCCGCCGGTGCTGCGCGACGTGTCGTTCACCGTGCCCGCCGGACGCACCGTCGCGTTGGTCGGCCCGACCGGCTCCGGCAAGTCGACCATCGCGGCGCTGGCCGCCCGGCTGGTCGACCCGACCGGCGGGCGGATCGCCGTCGACGGCGTCGACGTGCGGGAACTCACCGCCGAATCGTTGGCCCGCACCGTCGCACTGGTCGCCCAGGTGCCGTTCGTCTTCGACGACACGGTCCGGGCCAACGTCAACCTGGACCGGACCGGGCTGACCGACGAGTCCGCCTGGTCCGCCCTGCGGCTGGCCGAGGCGGACGGCTTCGTCGCCGCCCTCGACGGTGGACTCGACACGATGGTCGGTGAGCGCGGCACCACGCTGTCCGGTGGTCAGCGGCAGCGGCTCACCCTGGCCCGGGCACTTGCCGGGCGCCCCCGTCTGCTGGTGCTCGACGACGCGACCAGTGCCGTCGACCCACGGGTCGAGGCGGCGATCCTGGCCGCGCTGCGGGCCGCCGAGGTCGCGACGTCGATCCTGGTCGTGGCGTACCGTCGGGCGACCATCGCGCTCGCCGACGAGGTCGTCTACCTCGACCAGGGCCGGGTGGTCGACCACGGTACGCACCAGCAGTTGCTGGCCCGCTGTCCCGGCTACGCCGATCTCGTCACCGCGTACGAGCAGGCCGAGGCGGAGCGGGAACGCGACCGCGCCGGTGGGCCCGCCAGCGGCGGCCCATCGCTGACCGCAGAGGTGACCGCATGA
- a CDS encoding ABC transporter ATP-binding protein, protein MSAPTVVDRPARSANPLAADEGRAESTWRTLRRGLALSPELRIGLVGTLALALVSMVGRAAIPVAVQRAIDDGLRAPGGPDLAVVGSIVAITGAVLVVTTVAGYFMMRRLFTVSETALAAVRTRAFRHVHDLSMLHQQAERRGSLVSRVTSDVDQITQFLQWGGVILLISTGQVVVTAIVMAVYSWQLTLVVLAAFVPALLIIRAFQQRLAAAYGVVRQRTGALLAAVAESVVGAAVIRAYGVSGRTAGRLDEAIEGQRRAQQRALRTSVISFSAGEIAAGLALAGVVVIGVRMGVDGGLTVGQLTAFLFLVTLFIQPVQIATEVLNEAQNAIAGWRRVLDVLDVEPDVADPGGEGVALSHGPLDIRFDQVCFAYPGGPQVLSDVTLEIPAKTRVAVVGETGSGKTTFAKLLTRLMDPLSGQVLLSGVALDRVRFDSLRARVVMVPQDGFLFDATVAQNVRFARPELTDEQLAGAFVELGLADWVAGLPDGVHTPVGERGEALSVGERQLVALVRAYVADPDLLVLDEATSAVDPATEVRLQRTLDAVTRGRTTVAIAHRLSTAQAADEVIVVDRGRVVQRGPHEDLLADPDSVYGRLFASWLEQTR, encoded by the coding sequence ATGAGTGCGCCCACGGTGGTGGACCGGCCGGCGCGGTCGGCCAACCCGCTCGCCGCTGACGAGGGTCGCGCCGAGTCGACGTGGCGGACGCTGCGCCGAGGGCTGGCGTTGTCGCCGGAGCTGCGGATCGGGCTGGTCGGTACGCTGGCGCTGGCGTTGGTGTCGATGGTCGGGCGGGCGGCGATCCCGGTCGCCGTACAGCGGGCCATCGACGACGGGTTGCGGGCCCCGGGTGGACCGGATCTCGCCGTCGTCGGCTCCATCGTCGCGATCACCGGCGCGGTACTGGTCGTCACGACCGTGGCCGGGTACTTCATGATGCGTCGGCTGTTCACCGTCAGCGAGACCGCCCTGGCGGCGGTGCGGACCAGGGCGTTCCGGCACGTCCACGACCTGTCGATGCTGCATCAGCAGGCGGAGCGGCGTGGTTCGCTGGTCAGCCGGGTGACCAGCGACGTGGACCAGATCACCCAGTTCCTGCAGTGGGGCGGGGTGATCCTGCTGATCAGCACCGGCCAGGTGGTGGTCACCGCGATCGTGATGGCCGTCTACTCCTGGCAGCTCACCCTGGTGGTCCTCGCCGCCTTCGTGCCCGCGCTGCTGATCATCCGCGCGTTCCAGCAGCGACTGGCCGCGGCGTACGGCGTGGTCCGGCAGCGGACCGGCGCGCTGCTCGCCGCCGTCGCCGAGAGCGTCGTCGGCGCGGCGGTGATCCGGGCGTACGGGGTGTCCGGGCGTACCGCCGGCCGGCTGGACGAGGCGATCGAGGGGCAGCGCCGGGCTCAGCAGCGTGCGCTGCGGACCAGCGTGATCAGCTTCTCGGCCGGCGAGATCGCGGCGGGTCTGGCGCTGGCCGGCGTCGTGGTGATCGGCGTGCGGATGGGAGTGGACGGTGGCCTGACGGTCGGTCAGCTCACCGCGTTCCTGTTCCTGGTGACGTTGTTCATCCAACCGGTGCAGATCGCCACCGAGGTGCTCAACGAGGCGCAGAACGCGATCGCCGGCTGGCGCCGGGTGCTGGATGTGCTCGACGTCGAACCGGACGTTGCCGACCCCGGCGGCGAGGGGGTCGCCTTGTCGCACGGCCCGCTGGACATCCGGTTCGACCAGGTCTGTTTCGCCTATCCGGGCGGTCCGCAGGTGTTGTCCGACGTGACGTTGGAGATTCCGGCGAAGACCCGGGTGGCGGTGGTCGGGGAGACCGGCAGCGGCAAGACGACCTTCGCGAAGCTGCTGACCCGGTTGATGGATCCGCTGTCCGGCCAGGTGCTGCTCTCCGGGGTCGCGCTGGACCGGGTCCGGTTCGACTCGCTGCGCGCCCGGGTGGTGATGGTGCCGCAGGACGGCTTCCTGTTCGACGCGACGGTGGCGCAGAACGTCCGCTTCGCCCGGCCCGAGTTGACCGACGAGCAGTTGGCGGGGGCCTTCGTCGAACTGGGCCTGGCCGACTGGGTCGCCGGCCTGCCGGACGGGGTGCACACGCCGGTCGGTGAGCGCGGTGAGGCGCTCAGCGTCGGCGAGCGGCAGTTGGTGGCGCTGGTCCGGGCGTACGTGGCGGACCCGGATCTGTTGGTGCTCGACGAGGCGACGAGCGCGGTGGACCCGGCGACCGAGGTGCGGTTGCAGCGCACCCTCGACGCGGTCACCCGGGGGCGTACCACGGTCGCGATCGCGCACCGGTTGTCGACCGCGCAGGCCGCCGACGAGGTGATCGTCGTCGACCGGGGCCGGGTGGTGCAGCGTGGCCCACACGAGGACCTGCTGGCCGACCCGGACTCGGTCTACGGCCGGTTGTTCGCGTCCTGGCTGGAGCAGACCCGCTGA
- the rpsD gene encoding 30S ribosomal protein S4, translating into MNHPRPKARISRALGIPLTRKCTKYFERRPYPPGVHGRARRKPSDYQVRLLEKQRLRHQYNVSETQLRRAFDDAVRGAGKTGEALVCLLERRLDAVVHRAGLARTIYQARQLVAHGHFAVDDTKVDRPSYRLRPGQVVRVRDRSRTKPPFQLAAAGAHTGDGPGAPYLSVSLTDLTATLVREPARSEVPIICDEQLVVEFYSR; encoded by the coding sequence GTGAACCACCCACGTCCCAAGGCGCGAATCTCCCGCGCCCTCGGCATCCCGCTGACCCGCAAGTGCACCAAGTACTTCGAACGCCGCCCATATCCGCCCGGCGTGCACGGTCGGGCCCGCCGCAAGCCCTCCGACTACCAGGTGCGGCTGTTGGAGAAGCAGCGGCTACGCCACCAGTACAACGTCAGCGAGACCCAGCTGCGCCGGGCGTTCGACGACGCCGTACGGGGCGCCGGCAAGACCGGCGAAGCGCTGGTCTGCCTGCTGGAGCGGCGACTCGACGCGGTGGTGCACCGGGCCGGCCTGGCCCGCACCATCTACCAGGCCCGGCAACTCGTCGCCCACGGCCACTTCGCGGTGGACGACACCAAGGTGGACCGCCCCTCGTACCGGCTGCGCCCAGGACAGGTCGTCCGGGTCCGCGACCGCAGCCGCACCAAGCCGCCGTTCCAGCTCGCCGCCGCCGGAGCACACACCGGCGACGGACCGGGCGCACCGTACCTGTCGGTCAGTCTCACCGACCTGACCGCGACCCTGGTCCGCGAGCCCGCCCGCAGCGAGGTCCCGATCATCTGCGACGAACAACTCGTCGTCGAGTTCTACTCCCGCTGA
- a CDS encoding DUF2470 domain-containing protein, with the protein MQPSPAEIARTLAAGRLPGTAHVACRPGPHAVAHATDPMGRILILANDTTDPIAAALRPVAGTDDTAMVIEVTDVPPVAGSPVHGRLWVSGWMSPLDGAPARLAALDYADVHACGDLLDVGRGATIFRMEVAEVRIERCGVTTEVDPDEYAAAEPDPLGAIESDLLVDLADHHQPEMTAFINRQLRDAGQSSAGEDPRVVRLDRYGFVVSLGVNGPRARLAFPTPIADRAELARLLHPVLCRRCTPPAAGS; encoded by the coding sequence ATGCAGCCCAGCCCCGCAGAGATCGCCCGGACCCTGGCCGCGGGCCGGTTGCCCGGCACGGCCCACGTCGCCTGCCGCCCCGGGCCGCACGCCGTCGCGCACGCCACCGACCCGATGGGCCGGATTCTGATCCTCGCCAACGACACGACCGATCCGATCGCCGCCGCGTTGCGCCCGGTGGCCGGCACCGACGACACCGCGATGGTGATCGAGGTGACCGACGTACCGCCGGTGGCCGGATCGCCGGTGCACGGCCGGCTGTGGGTGTCCGGCTGGATGAGTCCGCTCGACGGTGCGCCGGCCCGACTGGCCGCGTTGGACTACGCCGACGTGCACGCCTGCGGCGACCTGCTGGACGTCGGACGTGGTGCCACCATTTTCCGGATGGAGGTGGCCGAGGTCCGGATCGAGCGCTGCGGCGTCACCACCGAGGTGGACCCCGACGAGTATGCCGCCGCCGAACCGGATCCGCTCGGGGCGATCGAGTCGGACCTGTTGGTCGACCTTGCCGATCACCATCAGCCGGAGATGACGGCGTTCATCAACCGCCAACTGCGCGACGCCGGTCAGAGTTCAGCCGGCGAGGATCCGCGCGTCGTCCGGCTGGACCGCTACGGCTTCGTCGTGTCCCTCGGCGTCAACGGACCCCGGGCCCGGCTGGCTTTTCCCACGCCGATCGCCGACCGCGCCGAGCTCGCCCGGCTGCTGCACCCGGTGCTCTGCCGGCGCTGCACGCCGCCGGCCGCCGGGTCCTGA
- a CDS encoding TetR/AcrR family transcriptional regulator, which yields MVRRTGRRPGNPDTREAIRTAARQIFGERGFDQASIRAIATAAGVDPALVHHYFGTKDKLFLAAMDAPVDPGELLPQAFAGGPDQVGERLVRLVLGVWDSPAGVAALALLRSALSNDWTARLMREFVTTQILRRVLSQLELDPAEVPLRMSLTVSQMAGLLVTRYVLRLEPLASMAPEAVATAVGPTIQRYLTGEVTAMAPDR from the coding sequence ATGGTACGACGGACCGGGCGACGGCCAGGCAATCCCGACACCCGCGAGGCCATCCGCACCGCCGCCCGGCAGATCTTCGGTGAGCGCGGCTTCGACCAGGCCTCGATCCGGGCGATCGCGACCGCCGCCGGCGTGGACCCGGCGCTGGTGCACCACTACTTCGGCACCAAGGACAAACTGTTCCTGGCCGCGATGGACGCCCCGGTGGATCCGGGCGAACTGCTGCCGCAGGCCTTCGCCGGCGGACCGGACCAGGTCGGCGAGCGCCTGGTCCGGCTGGTGCTCGGCGTCTGGGACTCACCCGCCGGGGTCGCCGCGTTGGCGCTGCTGCGCTCGGCGCTGAGCAACGACTGGACCGCGCGGCTGATGCGCGAGTTCGTCACCACCCAGATCCTGCGTCGGGTGCTGAGCCAACTGGAGCTCGACCCGGCCGAGGTGCCGCTGCGTATGTCGCTGACCGTGTCGCAGATGGCCGGGTTGCTGGTCACCCGGTACGTGCTCCGCCTGGAGCCGCTCGCGTCGATGGCGCCGGAGGCGGTCGCCACGGCGGTCGGCCCGACCATCCAGCGCTACCTCACCGGCGAGGTGACCGCGATGGCACCGGACCGCTGA
- a CDS encoding ABC transporter permease: MNPRILAATTGRVLRQLRHDRRTVALLIVVPTLLLALLYYMYGDQPAAPGQPAMFHRVALVMLGVFPFVIMFLVTSIAMLRERTTGTLERLLTTPLGKLDLLFGYGIAFGLAATVQASVAAGAAYWLFDLSTAGSPALVILVAVLNALLGVALGLLCSAFARTEFQAVQFMPVVVIPQILLCGLFVARDQMAGWLEAVSNVLPLSYAVSALTEIGANVEPTTTFWRDVAVVAGAVLAALALAAGTLRRRSG; this comes from the coding sequence ATGAATCCGCGAATCCTCGCCGCGACCACCGGGCGCGTGCTGCGCCAACTGCGCCACGACCGGCGTACCGTCGCGCTGTTGATCGTCGTGCCGACCCTGCTGCTGGCCCTGCTCTACTACATGTACGGCGACCAGCCCGCCGCCCCCGGGCAGCCCGCCATGTTCCACCGGGTCGCGCTCGTGATGCTCGGCGTCTTCCCCTTCGTGATCATGTTCCTGGTGACCAGTATCGCGATGCTGCGCGAACGCACCACCGGCACCCTGGAACGGCTGCTCACCACCCCGCTGGGCAAGCTGGACCTGCTGTTCGGCTACGGCATCGCGTTCGGCCTGGCAGCGACGGTGCAGGCGAGCGTCGCGGCCGGGGCGGCGTACTGGTTGTTCGACCTGTCGACCGCCGGCAGCCCCGCACTGGTGATCCTGGTCGCCGTGCTCAACGCCCTGCTCGGGGTGGCTCTCGGCCTGCTGTGCAGCGCCTTCGCCCGCACCGAGTTCCAGGCCGTACAGTTCATGCCGGTGGTGGTGATCCCGCAGATCCTGCTCTGTGGGCTGTTCGTCGCCCGTGATCAGATGGCCGGCTGGCTCGAAGCGGTCAGCAACGTCCTGCCGCTGTCGTACGCGGTGTCGGCGTTGACCGAGATCGGCGCCAACGTCGAGCCGACCACCACGTTCTGGCGGGACGTGGCGGTCGTCGCCGGCGCGGTGCTGGCGGCGCTGGCGCTGGCGGCCGGCACGCTGCGCCGGCGCAGTGGCTGA
- a CDS encoding ABC transporter ATP-binding protein, which produces MEPVVEIDDLVVERGRRRVLHGISCTVGRGSVTGLLGPSGSGKTTLMRAVVGVQTVRSGQVRVLGRPAGAPALRRTVGYLTQAPSVYSDLTVAENARYFAALYGLPRADADQAVSDVGLAPAARQLVGNLSGGQRSRASLACTLLGRPELVVLDEPTVGQDPVLRADLWARFHALAAAGTTLLVSSHVMDEAGRCDRLLLIRDGRLIADDTPAAIRAAAGTDDLDEAFLRLIRDLRPTGQTTADPTDADPSSTAGGTR; this is translated from the coding sequence ATGGAACCCGTCGTCGAGATCGACGACCTGGTGGTCGAACGAGGACGACGCCGCGTCCTGCACGGCATCTCCTGCACCGTCGGCCGGGGCAGCGTCACCGGCTTGCTGGGGCCCAGCGGCAGCGGCAAGACGACCCTGATGCGGGCGGTCGTCGGTGTGCAGACGGTCCGCTCCGGGCAGGTCCGGGTCCTCGGACGGCCCGCCGGGGCACCCGCGTTGCGGCGTACCGTCGGCTATCTGACCCAGGCGCCGAGCGTCTACTCCGACCTCACCGTCGCGGAGAACGCCCGGTACTTCGCCGCGCTGTACGGACTACCCCGGGCCGACGCCGATCAGGCCGTCTCGGACGTCGGGCTCGCCCCCGCCGCCAGGCAACTCGTCGGGAACCTGTCCGGCGGCCAACGTAGCCGCGCCTCGCTGGCCTGCACGCTGCTCGGCCGCCCGGAACTGGTCGTGCTCGACGAGCCGACGGTCGGCCAGGATCCCGTGCTCCGCGCCGACCTGTGGGCCCGGTTCCACGCCCTGGCCGCCGCCGGCACGACGTTGCTGGTCTCCAGCCACGTGATGGACGAAGCCGGTCGGTGCGACCGGCTGCTGCTGATCCGCGACGGTCGACTGATCGCCGACGACACCCCGGCGGCGATCCGCGCCGCCGCCGGCACCGACGATCTCGACGAGGCCTTCCTGCGGCTGATCCGCGATCTGCGCCCGACCGGTCAGACCACCGCCGACCCGACCGATGCCGACCCGAGCAGCACCGCCGGAGGGACCCGATGA
- a CDS encoding helix-turn-helix domain-containing protein, which produces MPSPNRELLLLLAVVNSRLSGDVSLPVLAAWAHRSRFDLHRRFRRLVGETPKAYTVRVRLARAAAELVSTDRRVSAVALDHGFASPEVFTRTFTRHLGQSPRAYRARGLHVAGRRAAATHASTTAAVAPCISLYHISTTERKAAVPLDISVRDLPTFHALVMRRRVTRDEIATALAECLPTVFGYAQRHGLAIAGPPFARYPEVGMGSLVIEAGVSIAAPPSTAPDDGIEALTITAGRAVVAVHRGPYDNLPATYQQIEKWIREQGLSPAGPPWETYLTDPGERPDPATWETEIVQPLESAPIRRPVAAPTDPGHP; this is translated from the coding sequence GTGCCGTCGCCAAACCGTGAACTGCTGCTGCTCCTCGCCGTCGTCAACTCCAGACTGAGTGGAGACGTCTCGCTGCCCGTCCTGGCGGCCTGGGCCCACCGGTCCCGGTTCGACCTTCACCGCCGGTTCCGGCGGTTGGTCGGTGAGACGCCGAAGGCCTACACGGTGCGGGTCCGACTGGCCCGCGCCGCGGCCGAACTGGTCTCCACCGACCGCAGGGTGTCGGCGGTGGCACTCGACCATGGGTTCGCCAGTCCCGAGGTTTTCACCCGGACCTTCACCCGACACCTCGGCCAGAGCCCACGGGCGTACCGCGCCCGTGGGCTGCACGTCGCGGGCCGGCGCGCCGCCGCCACGCATGCCTCGACGACGGCGGCGGTGGCACCCTGCATCAGCCTCTACCACATCAGCACGACCGAGAGGAAAGCCGCTGTGCCACTCGACATCTCCGTTCGTGACCTGCCGACCTTTCACGCCCTCGTGATGCGCCGCCGGGTCACCCGCGACGAGATCGCCACCGCGCTCGCCGAATGTCTGCCAACCGTGTTCGGCTACGCCCAGCGGCACGGACTGGCCATCGCCGGGCCGCCATTCGCCCGCTACCCGGAGGTCGGGATGGGGTCACTCGTCATCGAGGCAGGCGTGAGCATCGCGGCACCGCCGTCCACGGCACCCGACGACGGGATCGAGGCGCTCACGATCACAGCGGGGCGCGCGGTGGTGGCAGTCCACCGGGGGCCCTACGACAACCTGCCCGCGACCTACCAGCAGATTGAGAAGTGGATCCGCGAGCAGGGACTTTCCCCGGCGGGACCGCCCTGGGAGACCTACCTGACCGATCCCGGCGAGCGCCCCGATCCAGCGACGTGGGAGACGGAAATCGTCCAGCCCCTGGAGTCGGCTCCTATCCGGCGGCCAGTTGCTGCGCCAACCGATCCAGGCCACCCCTGA
- a CDS encoding tetratricopeptide repeat protein: MFTDATLVRINEGVQLHHQQGQRDAARDLFAQIWDDIGGEQGDPLHVCVLAHSMADVQDDVRQELLWDQRALAAADLLTEARVAQAGVPMSVAGLYPSLHLNLGECYRKLGDLDRARECLAHAQAGIGALGDDAYGQLIRGGLDRLAQQLAAG; encoded by the coding sequence ATGTTCACCGATGCCACGCTGGTCCGCATCAACGAAGGCGTACAGCTGCATCACCAGCAGGGCCAGCGGGACGCCGCCCGCGACCTGTTCGCGCAGATCTGGGACGACATCGGCGGGGAGCAGGGCGATCCGTTGCACGTCTGCGTCCTCGCCCATTCGATGGCGGACGTGCAGGACGACGTCCGTCAGGAGTTGCTCTGGGACCAGCGGGCCCTGGCTGCGGCCGACCTGCTCACCGAGGCCCGGGTGGCGCAGGCCGGGGTGCCGATGTCGGTGGCCGGTCTGTATCCGTCATTGCATCTCAACCTGGGTGAGTGCTACCGGAAGCTCGGTGACCTCGACCGGGCCCGCGAGTGCCTCGCGCACGCCCAGGCGGGGATCGGTGCGCTCGGCGACGACGCGTACGGGCAGCTGATCAGGGGTGGCCTGGATCGGTTGGCGCAGCAACTGGCCGCCGGATAG
- the tnpB gene encoding IS607 family element RNA-guided endonuclease TnpB: MKTIQAYRFALDLTSRQERDVLAHAGAARLAHNWALAKVKAVMDQRIAERSYGVPDELLTPSLSWSLAGLRKAWNAAKPEVAPWWGEVSKEAFNTGLDALARGLKNWTDSRSGKRAGRPSGFPRFKSRRRTTPSVRFTTGAIRVEPDRMHVVLPRLGRLKLHESARKLARRIEAGTARIMSATVRRDGGRWHVSFTVEVERAERSPARPGSVVGVDVGIRHLAVLSTGELVDNPRHLVAARQRMHALGRTLSRKQGPDRRTGRRPSKRWERAASRLGRAHARVAHLRRDGLHKLTTRLATTYGTVVVEDLNVTGMLRNRRLARHVADAGFAEIRRQLAYKTGWNGGRLVVADRWYPSSKTCSGCGTVKTKLALSEREYRCEACGLVIDRDRNAAVNLAALAAATAGSGPVAARGADQKTRTRGQVAVKREPGTAQADQTGTVLPQGRTTNRALTKAH, from the coding sequence GTGAAAACGATCCAGGCGTACCGGTTCGCCCTCGACCTCACCTCGCGCCAGGAACGCGACGTCCTTGCACACGCTGGGGCCGCCCGGCTCGCCCACAACTGGGCGCTCGCGAAGGTCAAGGCGGTCATGGACCAGCGCATCGCCGAACGCTCCTACGGCGTACCAGACGAGTTGCTGACGCCATCACTGTCCTGGTCGCTGGCCGGTCTTCGGAAGGCATGGAACGCCGCGAAGCCCGAAGTCGCGCCGTGGTGGGGTGAGGTGTCGAAGGAGGCGTTCAACACCGGCCTCGACGCGCTCGCTCGCGGGTTGAAGAACTGGACTGACTCCCGCAGCGGGAAACGCGCCGGTCGGCCGTCGGGTTTCCCCCGGTTCAAGTCCCGCCGCCGTACCACGCCCAGCGTACGGTTCACCACCGGGGCGATCCGGGTCGAACCGGACCGGATGCACGTGGTGCTACCCCGGCTGGGCCGGTTGAAGTTGCACGAGTCCGCCCGCAAGCTCGCCCGCCGTATTGAAGCCGGCACCGCCCGGATCATGTCCGCGACAGTGCGTCGTGATGGCGGACGGTGGCATGTGTCGTTCACCGTCGAGGTCGAACGCGCCGAACGCAGCCCGGCCCGACCCGGCTCGGTGGTTGGTGTGGACGTCGGTATCCGGCATCTCGCGGTGCTGTCCACCGGCGAGTTGGTCGACAACCCGCGCCACCTCGTGGCCGCGCGGCAACGGATGCATGCGCTCGGCCGGACGCTGTCGCGCAAGCAGGGCCCGGACCGGCGTACCGGACGACGTCCCTCGAAGCGGTGGGAACGGGCCGCGAGCCGGCTCGGTCGTGCTCACGCCCGGGTCGCTCATCTGCGCCGTGATGGGCTGCACAAGCTCACCACCCGACTCGCCACGACGTACGGCACCGTTGTGGTGGAAGACCTCAACGTCACCGGCATGCTGCGCAACCGGCGGTTGGCTCGGCACGTCGCCGACGCCGGATTCGCGGAGATCCGCCGCCAGTTGGCGTACAAGACCGGATGGAACGGCGGCCGGCTTGTGGTGGCCGACCGCTGGTACCCGTCCAGCAAGACCTGCTCGGGCTGTGGCACGGTGAAAACCAAGCTGGCCCTGTCCGAGCGTGAATACCGGTGTGAGGCGTGCGGTCTAGTCATCGACCGTGACCGCAACGCCGCTGTGAACCTGGCCGCCCTTGCGGCGGCAACCGCCGGGAGTGGCCCGGTGGCAGCACGTGGAGCCGACCAGAAGACCCGCACACGCGGGCAGGTGGCCGTGAAGCGTGAACCCGGCACCGCTCAAGCGGATCAGACCGGGACCGTCCTACCGCAAGGCAGGACTACCAACCGTGCGCTCACTAAAGCCCACTGA
- a CDS encoding IS607 family transposase: MNLKEWAASTGIAYITARRQYAAGTLPVPTYRIGRLIMVGEPVTGTSAETGQTVVYARVSSADQKPDLDRQVARVTVWATGQKLGVDRVVTEVGSALNGHRKKFLALLRDPKVATIVVEHRDRFARFGAEYVEAALAAQGRRLLVVDPAEVDDDLVRDVTEILTSLCARLYGRRAGANRARRAVEAATESGPA; encoded by the coding sequence GTGAACCTCAAGGAGTGGGCAGCGTCGACCGGCATCGCGTACATCACCGCTCGGCGACAGTACGCAGCCGGGACGCTGCCTGTTCCCACCTACCGGATCGGTCGACTGATCATGGTCGGTGAGCCGGTCACCGGCACGTCGGCCGAGACGGGGCAGACCGTGGTGTACGCCCGGGTGTCCTCAGCCGATCAGAAACCCGACCTGGACCGGCAAGTCGCCCGGGTCACCGTGTGGGCCACCGGGCAGAAACTCGGCGTCGATCGGGTGGTGACCGAGGTTGGATCCGCGTTGAACGGGCACCGCAAGAAGTTCCTCGCGCTGCTGCGCGACCCGAAGGTGGCAACGATCGTGGTTGAGCATCGGGACCGGTTCGCCCGGTTCGGGGCCGAGTACGTTGAGGCGGCGCTGGCCGCGCAGGGCCGCCGACTGCTGGTGGTCGACCCGGCTGAGGTCGACGATGATCTGGTCCGCGACGTGACGGAGATCCTGACGTCGTTGTGCGCCCGCCTGTACGGGCGTCGCGCTGGCGCGAACCGTGCCCGCCGGGCGGTCGAAGCCGCCACCGAGAGTGGCCCGGCGTGA